A DNA window from Maribellus comscasis contains the following coding sequences:
- a CDS encoding CusA/CzcA family heavy metal efflux RND transporter produces the protein MINSIISFSIKNKALIGLLTIGLIIGGIWSMTKVPLDAVPDITNNQVQVITTAPNLGTEDIEQFVTYQVELSVANLPGVIEIRSVSRFGLSVVTIVFEDNMGTYLPRQLVSEAQAEIKEKIPEGFAEPFMAPISTGLGEIYQYTLEVQPGYDTVYNDMELRTMQEWIVKRQMAMVPGVVEVNSFGGRGKQYEISINPDKLRSMNLTMSDVFEALEENNQNTGGAYIEKNFQANFIRGEGLMRSLDDIRNTPVANVNGQPVFIRDVAEVNYGSFLRYGAFTKDGKGEAVGGIVMMLKGENSNEVIKDVKERMALIQKSLPEGVEIKPFLDRSKLIKSTTSTVAENLSIGALIVIFVLVIFLGNLRGGLLVASTIPLALLFAFIMMKVFGVWVNLMSLGAIDFGILVDGAVIIVESMIFYLHRNEFIGKKIGLPRRNEIAYNSASKMMNSAFFGQLIILIVFIPVLALQGVEGKMFKPMAMTFGFAVLGVMVLCLTYIPMMAALFLRPPKTDKKTWGERFIEKLENLYEPVIGWALHKGRLVLGIALILLVSGGFLFSRMGAEFIPQLDEGDFAFQAFLKPGTSLSEVKDASTRLEQIVLENFPDEVESVQSRIGVADIPMDPMPMDIADIFVILKPQDKWTKAESKQELIDKVKEKVSVLPGINYEFTQPIEMRFNELLTGIRQDVAIKLYGDDLDMLADKAEEISGLISEIEGIEGISAERTSGLPQITVNYNRTKLGQYGLNIKDLNTVVETAFSGGVAGVIYEGERMFDLVIRLDEEHRQSIDDLRNLFVNTPTGNQVPLKEVAEISYQPGPMQISRDNTNRRTYVGINVEGRDVKSLVEEIQQTLDEELELPSGYYIRYGGAFENLERATQRLSLVVPLALALIFMLVFFATKSFKQTLMIYMAIPLAAVGGILSLYLRGMPFSISAGVGFIVLFGVAVLNGLVLISGFNELKEEGKLSLGDIIKKGSIRRVRPIFLTASTDILGFLPMAISTSAGAEVQRPLATVVIGGMLTSTLLTLVVLPVLYRMVESGKTKLKAPKLNTTVIILLFIIGGLGISGSLKAQENNVTLEQAIERAKENYPSLKAASLNVEKQKALKATAYDLGSTSIYTGKEETGNGEVGIQTQIGLAQSEIDLFGIPAKNKLNESRINLAESRLELTEDELVRNVSLAWYRALVAKKQTQLYNRLDSVYADFLRAAGLRFETQQTSKVAYLAASAKYQELMVNMKQAESEYMASLQLLNQYLMYPDGVEIADAGQEWDETIQTSYPLDSLNAVPLLNLYRQQLNVTEAEWKAEKANFLPKLDLGYSRQSVDGTSGYYGWEAGISIPLLFFSQSGKTKAARINYEMTGQQYKQRALELNASYKELLSRYRVMGEVLEYYKNEALPLADEQIEAANLGYRLGSLGYIEFIQNTESAIRTRQEYLSRLGEYFEIKEQLEYITGQ, from the coding sequence ATGATAAATAGTATAATATCTTTTTCAATAAAGAATAAGGCACTTATCGGGCTGTTGACAATAGGTCTCATCATCGGGGGTATTTGGTCGATGACCAAAGTGCCTTTGGATGCCGTGCCCGACATTACCAACAACCAGGTGCAGGTAATTACCACCGCCCCCAACCTTGGCACCGAAGACATTGAGCAGTTTGTAACCTACCAGGTGGAACTTTCGGTGGCCAACCTGCCGGGGGTAATCGAAATACGTTCGGTTTCCCGGTTCGGGCTGTCAGTGGTAACCATCGTTTTCGAGGACAATATGGGAACCTACCTTCCGCGGCAATTGGTAAGCGAAGCGCAGGCCGAAATAAAGGAGAAAATCCCGGAGGGTTTTGCCGAGCCGTTTATGGCTCCAATCAGTACCGGTTTAGGTGAAATTTACCAGTACACGCTGGAAGTACAGCCCGGTTACGATACCGTGTATAACGACATGGAACTGCGCACCATGCAGGAATGGATTGTAAAACGCCAGATGGCAATGGTTCCCGGAGTGGTTGAAGTAAACTCCTTTGGAGGACGCGGCAAACAATACGAAATTTCCATTAACCCCGACAAGCTCCGAAGCATGAACCTGACCATGTCTGACGTTTTTGAGGCTTTGGAAGAGAACAATCAGAACACGGGAGGGGCATACATCGAAAAAAACTTTCAGGCCAACTTTATCCGTGGCGAAGGTTTGATGCGCTCGCTCGATGATATACGCAACACGCCGGTAGCCAATGTAAACGGGCAACCTGTTTTTATACGCGATGTGGCCGAAGTAAACTATGGCAGCTTTTTGCGCTACGGGGCTTTTACCAAAGATGGTAAAGGCGAAGCCGTAGGCGGAATTGTGATGATGCTGAAAGGAGAAAACTCAAACGAGGTAATCAAGGATGTAAAAGAACGCATGGCGTTAATCCAAAAGTCGTTGCCCGAAGGCGTTGAGATAAAGCCATTCCTCGACCGCAGCAAACTGATAAAAAGCACCACCTCCACAGTTGCCGAAAACCTGTCGATTGGGGCGCTGATTGTAATTTTTGTCCTGGTCATCTTTTTGGGCAATTTACGGGGCGGTTTACTGGTGGCATCGACCATACCGCTGGCTTTGCTGTTTGCTTTCATCATGATGAAAGTGTTTGGTGTATGGGTCAACCTGATGAGCCTCGGAGCCATCGACTTCGGAATACTGGTTGACGGGGCCGTAATCATCGTGGAAAGCATGATTTTTTACCTGCACCGGAACGAGTTTATCGGGAAAAAAATCGGCCTGCCCCGGCGAAATGAAATAGCCTACAATTCAGCCAGTAAAATGATGAACTCTGCATTTTTCGGTCAGCTTATTATCCTTATTGTCTTTATCCCGGTACTGGCATTGCAGGGCGTTGAAGGCAAAATGTTTAAGCCTATGGCCATGACCTTTGGGTTTGCCGTGTTGGGTGTTATGGTGCTGTGCCTTACTTACATACCCATGATGGCGGCGCTATTCCTGAGACCGCCTAAAACAGATAAAAAGACCTGGGGCGAGCGTTTTATAGAGAAACTCGAAAACCTTTACGAACCCGTAATTGGCTGGGCTTTGCACAAAGGAAGGCTTGTATTGGGAATTGCACTTATACTTTTAGTTTCGGGTGGTTTTCTTTTCTCACGTATGGGGGCCGAATTTATTCCTCAACTGGACGAAGGCGATTTTGCTTTCCAGGCTTTCCTGAAACCGGGAACATCATTATCGGAAGTGAAGGATGCATCTACCCGTCTTGAACAAATAGTACTGGAGAATTTTCCAGACGAAGTAGAGTCTGTTCAAAGCCGTATTGGAGTTGCTGATATTCCTATGGACCCAATGCCCATGGATATTGCTGATATATTTGTTATTCTTAAACCACAGGACAAATGGACAAAGGCCGAATCGAAACAGGAACTGATTGACAAGGTAAAGGAAAAGGTAAGTGTGTTGCCGGGTATTAACTACGAATTTACCCAGCCTATCGAAATGCGGTTCAACGAACTTTTAACTGGTATCAGGCAGGATGTGGCTATAAAATTATATGGCGATGACCTGGATATGCTGGCCGACAAAGCCGAAGAAATTTCAGGCTTAATCTCGGAAATTGAGGGTATTGAAGGAATAAGCGCTGAGAGAACCAGTGGATTGCCTCAAATAACCGTTAACTATAACCGCACCAAACTGGGACAGTACGGACTCAATATTAAAGACCTCAACACTGTGGTTGAAACAGCATTTAGCGGAGGTGTTGCCGGGGTAATTTACGAAGGCGAACGGATGTTCGACCTTGTTATACGCCTCGATGAAGAACACCGCCAAAGCATTGACGACCTTCGGAACCTGTTTGTAAACACACCCACCGGCAACCAGGTACCATTGAAAGAAGTAGCGGAAATCAGTTATCAGCCAGGCCCGATGCAAATAAGCCGCGACAATACCAACAGGCGCACGTATGTGGGCATTAACGTGGAAGGCAGGGACGTTAAATCGCTGGTGGAAGAAATACAGCAAACACTGGATGAAGAACTGGAATTGCCTTCGGGCTATTACATCCGCTACGGCGGCGCTTTTGAAAACCTCGAAAGGGCAACCCAACGGCTTTCACTTGTTGTGCCACTCGCTCTGGCATTGATATTTATGCTGGTTTTCTTTGCCACAAAATCGTTTAAACAAACCCTGATGATTTACATGGCCATCCCACTGGCAGCAGTGGGCGGAATACTTTCGCTTTACTTGCGGGGAATGCCGTTTAGTATTTCGGCAGGCGTAGGCTTTATCGTGCTGTTTGGTGTGGCAGTGTTAAACGGACTGGTATTAATAAGCGGTTTTAACGAGTTAAAAGAAGAGGGAAAACTTAGCCTGGGCGATATTATCAAAAAAGGTTCCATTCGCCGGGTACGCCCAATTTTCCTCACCGCTTCAACTGATATACTTGGTTTCCTGCCAATGGCCATTTCCACATCTGCCGGGGCGGAAGTGCAACGTCCGCTTGCAACTGTGGTTATTGGCGGAATGTTAACTTCCACGCTTCTAACGTTGGTTGTGTTGCCTGTCTTATATCGCATGGTCGAATCGGGCAAAACAAAACTGAAAGCGCCCAAACTCAATACCACGGTAATAATCCTGTTGTTTATCATCGGCGGGCTTGGAATTTCGGGCAGCCTGAAAGCACAGGAAAACAACGTTACCCTTGAGCAGGCTATTGAACGGGCTAAGGAAAATTATCCTTCCTTAAAAGCCGCTTCGCTCAATGTTGAAAAACAAAAGGCCCTGAAAGCCACAGCTTATGATTTGGGCAGCACCTCTATATACACCGGAAAGGAGGAGACCGGCAATGGTGAGGTGGGTATTCAAACCCAAATTGGATTGGCGCAATCGGAAATTGACCTGTTTGGCATACCTGCTAAAAACAAGCTGAATGAATCGCGCATCAACCTGGCCGAATCAAGACTTGAACTGACCGAAGATGAGTTGGTCAGAAACGTGAGCCTTGCATGGTACCGGGCATTGGTAGCCAAAAAGCAAACCCAATTGTACAACCGGCTCGACAGTGTTTATGCCGATTTCCTCAGGGCTGCCGGTTTGCGTTTCGAAACCCAGCAAACATCCAAAGTAGCTTATCTGGCAGCTTCTGCCAAATACCAGGAATTAATGGTTAACATGAAACAGGCAGAGAGCGAATACATGGCTTCGTTGCAACTGCTGAACCAGTACCTGATGTACCCCGATGGTGTTGAAATTGCCGATGCCGGGCAGGAATGGGATGAAACCATTCAAACTTCCTACCCGCTTGATTCGTTAAATGCCGTCCCTTTGCTTAATCTTTACAGGCAACAGTTGAATGTTACCGAAGCTGAGTGGAAAGCCGAAAAAGCAAATTTTCTGCCCAAACTCGATTTGGGGTATTCCCGGCAGTCGGTCGATGGCACCTCCGGTTATTATGGCTGGGAGGCAGGTATCTCCATTCCTTTGCTGTTCTTTTCCCAGTCGGGCAAAACAAAAGCCGCCCGTATTAATTACGAGATGACCGGGCAGCAATACAAGCAGCGGGCGCTCGAACTGAACGCTTCCTACAAAGAACTTTTAAGCCGGTACAGGGTGATGGGCGAGGTATTGGAATATTATAAAAATGAAGCGCTGCCACTTGCCGACGAGCAAATTGAAGCCGCCAACCTGGGTTACCGTTTGGGCAGCCTCGGTTATATCGAGTTTATCCAGAATACCGAATCAGCCATCAGAACAAGACAGGAATATTTGTCCCGGCTGGGTGAATATTTTGAAATTAAGGAACAATTGGAATACATTACAGGTCAATAA
- a CDS encoding efflux RND transporter periplasmic adaptor subunit: MKSKIIIALLAVVTLMSCNNNKKNSETGEQEEHEGPEGVVFLNPQQREALDLELGTFQMRNLTTMVKTNGEMQVPPASSAEVTAVIGGNVRDIRVFHGDMVRRGQTLAILEHPDYIKLQEDFAELASRLEYLEMEYERQKELFENNVGAGREFQQVKSEYNSAKAKYQGLKARLQLLHLSPEKVKEGTISNSVPIVSPINGYVNEINVKMGTYAGAQDMLFEITDNSEIHADFMVYENDVHLLEKGQKVHFTAANIPDKELTATIFAIGQEFEANARAVHVHARLDESVPGLIPGMYISGHIHTDENYTRTLPNDAIVSEGTKSYIFVLDEQATEAEHGHEENHAGESDEEHGEHSGETQEGENHEVMAFRMVEVITGLQDEGYTEIKLLNPLPDDTQIVMNAAYYLLSDLKKDEAGDDD, from the coding sequence ATGAAATCAAAAATAATCATAGCACTTCTTGCAGTAGTTACACTCATGTCGTGCAACAACAACAAAAAAAACAGTGAAACCGGGGAACAGGAGGAACACGAGGGTCCCGAAGGCGTGGTATTTCTTAACCCACAGCAACGCGAAGCCCTGGATTTAGAACTGGGGACTTTCCAAATGCGAAACCTCACCACCATGGTAAAAACAAACGGTGAGATGCAGGTGCCGCCCGCAAGCTCGGCAGAAGTTACGGCAGTAATCGGGGGAAATGTGCGGGATATCAGAGTTTTCCATGGCGACATGGTGCGTAGGGGACAAACCCTCGCCATTCTCGAACACCCTGATTATATCAAACTACAGGAAGATTTTGCCGAATTAGCCAGCCGGCTCGAATACCTGGAAATGGAGTATGAACGCCAGAAAGAACTCTTCGAGAACAACGTAGGTGCAGGCAGGGAGTTCCAACAGGTAAAGTCGGAATATAATTCGGCCAAGGCAAAGTACCAGGGATTGAAAGCCCGCTTGCAACTCCTGCACCTCTCGCCCGAAAAAGTTAAAGAGGGAACGATTTCCAACAGCGTTCCCATTGTTTCACCCATCAACGGGTACGTGAATGAAATAAACGTGAAAATGGGTACCTATGCCGGGGCACAGGACATGCTATTTGAAATTACCGACAACAGCGAAATCCATGCTGATTTTATGGTGTATGAAAATGATGTGCATTTACTGGAAAAAGGACAAAAGGTACATTTTACCGCGGCCAATATTCCCGACAAGGAACTCACGGCAACGATTTTTGCCATCGGCCAGGAATTTGAAGCCAACGCCAGGGCCGTGCACGTGCATGCCAGGCTGGATGAATCCGTACCGGGCCTTATTCCGGGCATGTACATTTCAGGCCACATCCATACCGATGAAAATTATACCCGCACGCTGCCCAATGACGCCATTGTTTCCGAAGGAACCAAATCTTATATTTTCGTGCTGGATGAACAAGCCACCGAAGCGGAACACGGTCATGAGGAAAACCATGCTGGTGAAAGCGATGAAGAACACGGCGAACATTCCGGAGAAACGCAAGAAGGTGAAAACCATGAAGTAATGGCCTTCCGGATGGTGGAAGTAATAACCGGCTTACAGGATGAGGGATACACCGAAATAAAATTGCTCAATCCCCTGCCCGATGATACACAGATTGTAATGAACGCAGCTTACTACCTTTTGTCTGATTTGAAAAAAGACGAAGCAGGTGATGACGATTAA
- a CDS encoding P-II family nitrogen regulator, giving the protein MKEIKAFIRPNKVNDIVHHLKDAGFENMTISMAEGTGKFQDEEAFVSQKFSITDSEIAKLELVAKKEKVDAIVKIICEYGCTLNPGDGFIYVSDVEKVYRVKTGLKNGEE; this is encoded by the coding sequence ATGAAAGAAATAAAAGCATTTATAAGGCCCAACAAAGTGAACGACATTGTTCACCATTTAAAAGATGCAGGGTTTGAGAACATGACCATTTCAATGGCTGAAGGAACAGGGAAATTTCAGGATGAAGAAGCTTTTGTATCGCAAAAGTTCTCAATAACCGATAGTGAAATAGCAAAGCTTGAACTTGTTGCAAAAAAAGAAAAAGTTGATGCTATTGTGAAAATAATCTGCGAGTATGGCTGTACACTAAATCCGGGCGATGGGTTTATCTATGTTTCTGATGTTGAAAAAGTGTACCGGGTGAAAACGGGATTAAAGAACGGCGAAGAATAA
- a CDS encoding heavy metal translocating P-type ATPase, translating into MKKYKLKNLDCASCAAKVEEGVSKLEVVKFVSVNFATASMTIDTDDLEKVKSKIKEIEPEVEIEDNNDKKTIVSSSELAENKWTIIKAISGILLLAAGLIFEEVLHDTPFHIAEYAVFVTGYLIVGWNVLASAVKNIIRGQVFNEQFLMSVATLGAFAIHEMPEAVAVMLFYVVGELFQDIAVDRSRSSIKSLLEIKPDYANLKDGGDIIKVSPEDVNLGDEIIVRAGEKVPLDGLVIEGNSFVDTSALTGESVPRKINPNDEVLAGMINQSGLITVKVSRLFEDSSISKILEMVENATSKKAETEKFITTFAKYYTPVVVFGALLIAVVPPFLISSATFSEWIYRALVVLVISCPCALVISIPLGYFGGIGGASRRGILVKGSNFLDALTQVKTVVFDKTGTLTRGEFKVTEIVTSNGFAKEEISEYAAYAEYNSNHPIAKSIIEFYKKEINNSRIGKVEEISGHGVKVYIDNKEIFVGNDKLLHKENIAHDKCEIEGTVVHVVVDRKYAGYIVISDSLKEDSIEAIGRLNKKSIKTVMLTGDSKYAAGIFARKLGIKEYYAELLPENKVEHIEKMLNKNSKVAFVGDGINDAPVLARADVGIAMGALGSDAAIETADVVLMTDSPSKVAVAMDVARKTRNIVWQNIIFALGVKAAFIVLGIFGIATMWEAVFGDMGVALIAVFNAMRVMRN; encoded by the coding sequence ATGAAAAAATATAAATTGAAGAATCTTGACTGCGCTTCCTGTGCAGCTAAGGTTGAAGAAGGCGTCAGCAAACTGGAAGTAGTAAAATTTGTGAGCGTTAATTTTGCCACTGCTTCAATGACAATAGATACTGATGACCTGGAAAAAGTAAAAAGCAAAATAAAAGAGATAGAACCGGAAGTTGAAATTGAAGATAATAATGATAAAAAAACAATTGTTTCGTCAAGTGAACTTGCTGAAAACAAATGGACAATTATTAAAGCAATTTCAGGTATCCTTCTCCTGGCAGCAGGACTGATTTTTGAAGAGGTGCTCCACGATACGCCTTTTCACATTGCCGAATATGCTGTATTCGTGACGGGCTACCTCATTGTAGGCTGGAATGTTCTTGCATCGGCTGTTAAAAACATCATCCGGGGACAGGTTTTTAACGAGCAATTTTTAATGTCGGTTGCAACCCTGGGCGCTTTCGCAATACATGAAATGCCCGAAGCCGTTGCTGTTATGTTGTTTTATGTTGTTGGGGAACTGTTCCAGGATATTGCAGTTGACCGTTCCCGCAGTTCAATAAAATCGCTTCTTGAAATTAAACCTGATTATGCCAATCTGAAAGACGGTGGGGATATAATAAAGGTTTCACCGGAGGATGTGAATCTTGGAGACGAAATAATAGTTAGGGCTGGTGAAAAAGTTCCGTTGGATGGATTGGTAATTGAGGGGAATTCATTTGTTGATACTTCAGCGCTTACAGGTGAAAGTGTCCCGCGAAAAATAAATCCAAACGATGAGGTATTAGCGGGCATGATAAATCAATCCGGTTTAATTACTGTCAAAGTCTCCAGGCTTTTTGAGGATTCTTCTATTTCAAAAATTCTTGAGATGGTTGAAAACGCCACATCCAAAAAAGCGGAAACCGAAAAGTTCATCACCACATTTGCTAAATATTATACGCCCGTAGTGGTTTTTGGCGCTCTTTTGATTGCTGTTGTACCTCCGTTTTTAATAAGCAGTGCTACCTTCAGCGAATGGATTTACCGGGCGCTGGTCGTTCTGGTCATTTCATGTCCCTGCGCACTGGTAATCAGTATTCCGCTTGGATATTTCGGAGGAATAGGCGGCGCTTCCCGCAGGGGCATTTTAGTGAAGGGTTCTAACTTTTTAGATGCACTTACCCAGGTTAAAACTGTGGTGTTTGATAAAACAGGCACACTTACAAGAGGCGAATTCAAAGTAACAGAAATAGTTACCTCAAATGGCTTTGCAAAAGAAGAAATATCAGAATACGCGGCGTATGCCGAATATAATTCCAATCATCCGATTGCAAAATCCATAATTGAATTCTATAAGAAGGAAATTAACAATTCAAGAATCGGGAAAGTGGAAGAAATATCCGGGCATGGCGTTAAAGTATATATCGATAACAAAGAAATATTTGTTGGCAATGACAAGCTCCTTCATAAAGAAAATATAGCGCATGACAAATGTGAAATTGAAGGAACGGTTGTGCATGTTGTGGTTGACAGGAAGTACGCTGGCTATATTGTTATATCAGATAGTTTGAAAGAGGATTCCATTGAAGCCATCGGACGTTTAAACAAAAAAAGTATTAAAACGGTAATGCTCACGGGCGACAGCAAGTATGCCGCAGGTATTTTCGCCAGGAAACTTGGCATTAAAGAATATTATGCCGAACTGTTACCTGAAAACAAAGTTGAGCATATCGAAAAAATGCTGAATAAAAACAGCAAAGTAGCTTTTGTGGGCGATGGCATAAACGATGCCCCTGTACTTGCCCGTGCCGATGTGGGAATTGCCATGGGCGCGCTTGGTTCCGATGCGGCTATCGAAACCGCCGATGTGGTATTGATGACCGATTCACCTTCAAAAGTTGCTGTTGCAATGGATGTTGCCAGGAAAACCAGAAATATCGTGTGGCAAAATATCATTTTTGCCCTGGGGGTTAAAGCAGCCTTTATTGTATTGGGTATTTTCGGGATTGCCACCATGTGGGAAGCCGTTTTTGGCGATATGGGCGTTGCTTTGATTGCTGTTTTCAATGCCATGAGAGTGATGAGAAATTAA
- the hydE gene encoding [FeFe] hydrogenase H-cluster radical SAM maturase HydE produces MNTSIKNILQNNDFSKDDIIELLYANQSETKFLYQKAKEVKSGQIGDKVYLRGLIEFSNLCAKDCFYCGIGKSNKNVQRYSLSDREIIQAAQFAFDEHYGSIVLQSGEVKSREFENRVDRLLKQIRKITGNNFGITLSCGEQNESTYSRWFESGANRYLLRIETSNKELYNKIHPHDFLHIFEKRIESLRVIKKTGYQVGTGIMVGLPGQTISHIADDILFMKAIDIDMCGIGPYIEHKETPLFEQRNTLMPLNARFELTLKVLAIIRIMMKDINIAASTALQSIDKLGREKAIQIAANVFMPNITPQSYRKNYNLYDNKPCIAESPVECQSCTVARINLANGKVAFGEAGDAKHYLHRMNRRNEILI; encoded by the coding sequence ATGAACACTTCCATAAAAAACATATTACAAAACAATGATTTCTCTAAAGATGATATAATTGAACTATTATATGCAAATCAATCCGAAACAAAATTTTTATATCAAAAGGCGAAAGAAGTAAAATCAGGTCAAATAGGAGATAAAGTCTATTTAAGAGGATTGATTGAATTTTCGAATTTGTGTGCCAAAGACTGTTTTTATTGTGGGATAGGAAAAAGCAATAAGAACGTTCAAAGATATTCTTTATCAGACCGGGAAATAATCCAGGCAGCTCAATTCGCTTTTGATGAGCATTATGGTTCAATTGTATTGCAGTCGGGTGAAGTTAAATCCAGGGAGTTTGAAAACCGTGTAGATAGATTGCTCAAACAAATCCGTAAGATTACAGGTAACAACTTTGGAATTACCCTGTCCTGTGGAGAACAAAATGAATCAACCTATTCAAGATGGTTCGAAAGTGGCGCAAACCGATATTTGCTTAGGATTGAAACCTCAAATAAAGAACTGTATAATAAAATTCACCCGCATGATTTTTTACATATTTTTGAAAAACGAATAGAATCTCTCCGGGTAATAAAAAAAACAGGTTACCAGGTTGGCACGGGGATTATGGTTGGGTTACCCGGGCAAACCATAAGCCATATTGCAGATGATATTCTGTTTATGAAAGCTATTGATATCGATATGTGTGGTATTGGACCCTATATTGAACACAAAGAAACACCTCTCTTTGAACAACGTAATACATTAATGCCTTTGAACGCCCGATTTGAGCTAACTTTAAAAGTGTTGGCAATAATAAGGATTATGATGAAAGACATAAATATTGCCGCATCAACCGCACTGCAATCCATAGATAAATTAGGCAGGGAAAAAGCCATTCAGATAGCGGCAAATGTTTTTATGCCGAATATAACCCCGCAATCATACCGGAAAAATTACAATTTATATGATAATAAACCCTGTATTGCCGAAAGCCCGGTTGAATGTCAAAGTTGTACGGTAGCCAGAATAAACCTGGCAAATGGCAAAGTTGCTTTTGGAGAAGCAGGTGACGCTAAGCATTATTTACATAGAATGAATCGGAGAAATGAAATTTTAATATAA
- a CDS encoding Fur family transcriptional regulator has product MENNEIDKKLESKNVKPTAMRTLVYKTLADSGKALSLADLEQRFEKVERSTIFRALKSFEENFIVHPVDDGSGSVKYAVCDDECTCNIHDLHVHFYCTRCGRTRCMKELPIPNIKLPEGYTYDNAQFIINGVCPRCD; this is encoded by the coding sequence ATGGAAAATAATGAAATCGACAAAAAACTTGAATCGAAAAACGTGAAGCCAACAGCCATGCGCACCCTGGTTTACAAAACACTTGCAGATTCAGGGAAAGCGCTGAGCCTGGCGGATTTGGAACAGCGGTTTGAAAAAGTGGAGCGTTCAACTATTTTCAGGGCGCTTAAATCATTCGAGGAAAATTTCATTGTCCACCCTGTTGATGATGGTTCAGGCTCGGTTAAATATGCCGTTTGCGATGATGAATGTACCTGTAATATACATGACCTGCACGTTCATTTTTATTGTACGCGTTGTGGCAGGACACGTTGTATGAAAGAACTTCCAATTCCCAACATTAAACTTCCTGAAGGATATACCTATGATAATGCGCAATTCATCATTAACGGGGTGTGCCCGCGCTGCGATTAA
- a CDS encoding cation transporter, protein MFKSVFTISKMDCPSEESLIRMKLEGLSAIKSLVFDIENRKLTVFHSEENEEIEKYLKELNLGAKLQETIVAQKDELKDDSSVQSKLLWTVLIINFAFFIIEITTGFISKSMGLVADSLDMLADALVYGLSLWAVGSTVIRKKKVARLSGYFQLTLALLGLSEVIRRFISFEEVPDFQTMIIVSILALVANSVCLYLLQKSKSKEAHMKASMIFTSNDIIINAGVILAGILVLLTQSKYPDLIIGAIVFLIVVRGAFRILKLGK, encoded by the coding sequence ATGTTCAAATCTGTATTTACCATCAGCAAAATGGACTGCCCCTCCGAAGAATCCCTTATCAGGATGAAACTGGAAGGGCTTTCCGCAATTAAAAGTTTGGTGTTCGATATTGAAAACCGGAAGCTCACTGTATTTCATTCCGAAGAAAATGAGGAAATCGAAAAATACCTGAAAGAACTCAATTTAGGCGCTAAACTCCAAGAAACAATTGTTGCCCAAAAAGATGAACTAAAGGACGATTCATCAGTACAATCGAAACTGCTTTGGACAGTTCTAATTATCAATTTCGCTTTTTTTATCATTGAAATCACTACTGGTTTTATTTCAAAATCCATGGGTTTGGTTGCCGATTCATTGGATATGCTGGCAGACGCTTTGGTATATGGCCTTAGCCTTTGGGCGGTTGGTTCAACAGTAATCCGAAAGAAAAAAGTAGCCAGACTTAGCGGCTATTTTCAACTGACATTAGCCCTGCTGGGCCTTTCAGAGGTAATACGCAGGTTTATCAGTTTTGAAGAAGTGCCGGATTTTCAAACCATGATTATTGTATCAATACTGGCATTGGTTGCCAATTCAGTTTGCCTCTATCTGTTGCAAAAGTCAAAGAGCAAAGAAGCCCACATGAAAGCCAGCATGATTTTCACATCAAACGATATAATTATCAATGCGGGCGTTATCCTTGCGGGTATTTTGGTATTGTTGACCCAATCAAAATATCCCGATTTAATCATTGGGGCAATTGTATTTTTAATCGTGGTAAGGGGGGCTTTCAGGATATTGAAATTGGGGAAATAA